The sequence tttgtcatttcaacaacATTGTATACAGTGTGTGACCCACCAGTCACCAGTTCgggattggtttttttttccactctgcagAATATTCCAGAGATGGTTCCAGGTGGTTGTGTGTgtcagtagtttgttccttttgattGCTGCTTAGTATTCCTTGGTATGCTCACTgtcctgttgaaggacatctgggtggctatTCCAAATAAAGCTGCTACGAACATTCCTTACAGGTTTTCGTGTTAACATTGGCTTTCTGAGGAAAATGTCCAGTAATACAGTTACAAGGTTGTGTGGtcattgcatgattttttttaaagagaccgCCACACTGCCTTTAGCTGTAcgattttgtattcccaccagtgATGTGTGAGTGAGCCAGTTCCTCTaaatcctcaccagcatttgatgttgtcatcgtttatttttagccattctggtaggTGTATAgtgagatctcattgtggtttccaGTTGTATTAACATAAGGGCTGATGGAGGTCTTTTCATGTGCTGCTTGTGTGAAATAACTATTGTTTTTCACCCATTTCTGGTTGGATTGTATGGTCTTTCACTGttgttttgagagttctttatatagtcttttgagagttctttatatagtccTTTGTtgggttgcaaatattttctctcaatctatagcttacaaatattttctctcagtctgtagctttttttttttcatcctataACAGGATCTTTTATATAGCaaaagttgttaatttttttaaaagattttatttatttgagagtgagagaacatgggAGTGggtagggttagagggagaaccagactccccgctgagtagggagcccggtatgggactcagtcccaggactccgggatcatgacctgagccaaaggcagttgcttaaccaactgagccacccaggtctcccaaaagttgttaattttgatgaagtccagtttaccAGTTTTCTTTTACCGATTATGCTTTTGGTATCGTGTCTAAGACTTCTTTACCTACTCTGGGTCCCAAAGATTGTCTCCTAGGGTTTTTTCTCCCAAAATTTGTATAGTTTTATGCTTTATCTttgtgctaattttttaaaaaagattttatttatttatttgtcagagagagtgagcacaggcagacagagaggcaggcagaggcagagggagaagcaggctccctgctgagcaaggagcccgatgtgggacttgatcccaggacgctgggatcatgacctgagccgaaggcagccgcttaaccaacagagccacccaggcgtccctctttgtgctaatttttgagggttttttaatttttgtataagattTAGGTCAAggttttttgtcttatttttttctaagcctATGGACATCTGGTtgctccagcaccatttgttgcaAAGGCTTTCCACCATTGAATTtgacacctttgtcaaaaatcagttgggcatatttgtgtctatttctgggttgtctgttttgttccattgatctgtgtctgtccaTCAGTACCACGTTGtgttgattactgtagctttctttttttttttttttttttgtaagattttacttatttgaggccacctggatggctcagttggttgggcatttgccttcagcttgggtcttgatctcagggtcctggggtggagctctgcatcgggctccctgctcagcaaggtgcctgcttctccctctccttctgcccctcccctgcttgtgcacatatCCTTTCtcgaataatcttttaaaaaaattttgagagagtgactgagcaggggaaggagcagagagggagagggagaagcagactgcccactgagcagggagcccagtgtggggctcaggccccagactccaggatcagaacctgatccaaaggcagacatttaacccaccgagccacccaggtgccccaattgctGGAGCTCTTacagtaagtcttgaaattgggtagactGGCTCCTaccactttatttttcaaaattgttttagctatgagtttttatttttttaaattttatttatttgagttagagtgagagagcatagggcggggcagagggagagggagaagcaggctccccactgagcagggagcctgatgtggagcttgatcccaggaccctgagatcatgacctgagccaaattcaagagttggatgcttaaccaactgagctacccaggcaccccttagctATAAGTTTTTAAACCATCTTACTAACTAAATTTACAAAACAATCTTGCTGGGTTATTTGGTTGGAGCTGCATTAAACCTGTGCATCAATTTGACAAAGAATAGACCTCTTTACTAGATCTCATcttccaggcgcctgggtggctcagtgggttaaagcctctgccttcggctcaggtcatgatcccagggtcctgggatcgagccccacatcaggctctctgctcagcagggagcctgcttccttctctctctctctctctgcctgcctctctgactactggtgatctcggtctgtcaaataaataaataaaatcttaaaaaatatatatacagtagATCTCATCTTCCAATCCACAAATAAGGTAGGTCTTCATTGACTTCATTTATCAGTGTGTTGTAGTTTTCAACATACAAGTCCTTAAGTGTTAGAGTTACTTCTAAGTGTTTTTAAAGGCCACTTTAAGTGTATTGTGCTCTTTTGTGTTCATGTAGTCATTGCTAATACATAGAAATAGGTCTTTGTAGGTTTATCTTCTATCCTGAGATCTTGCCAAATTCCATTATTCTAGGTGTTTTTTTACATTCCTAAGGATTTCCTAAGTAGACAGGTATGTCCTCTGCATGATAATTATACCTGGGTCCCACCCCTAGAGACTGACTGAATTAGCTTGCACATTAGGACTTGAAACACCTTCCCTTGTGATTGTGAGGAGCAGCAAGGCTGAGAACCGCTGCTCTTTGAACTAGCTCATCACTGAGTGGAGAGATGCCTTGAGCACAGAGCCAAGTGCCTGCACTCCCCACTAGGCATTTGCGGGCCTATCTTGCTGTCAGGCCAGTGTCCTTCACAGGTTGAGCTTTGCTGCTGAGGAAGACCAGGCCCTGGGCCTAATgacctgctgcccccaccccccgccccaaacAGACACCTAGGCTGTGATGGATAGTCAACAGTTTAATGAACAAAAAATACTGAAGTGTATAAAAAGGTGTTTTTGTCTGTCATGTTAAGGGTTCCCATCTTCTAGATGGGGCGATGTCTTCTCGAGGAACTCGAACCTGTTTCTCTTATGGCTCCAGCACCCGGAGGAACTGTCACCACAGTTCTGTGCAGGGTCGGAGCTGTAGTCGCTTTTTCATATAGTCAGAATAGCCTTGTGCTTGGCCCAAGAAGGCCGCCAGTGTTAGACTGGAAGGAACTGCTGCAAAATGGATGTCCATATGGGTACTTTACATATGGGAAGGAGGCTGACCTTGCATCTAAAGCCGGTCCCTCAGCCTGCGGTTCTCCATTTAGGGCAGAGTTCCTTAAGATTCACTTTCTGCCACTTCGGGACCCAGCCCCGCCAGCGGTATGGGTCTACACCAGTGTGAGTGAAACAGAAAAGGCAGTGAAGGAAGGAACCTAGAGGAGAACTGGGGTGAGTCTGGGTCCTAAACCTGCCATCACTCAgcagagggggggaagcaggtgtgCCCCTTGCTttcctctgcttcccctctgGGGCTGAGCCACTAGCGCCTTGGTGTCCTGTCCCAGCAGTGGGGGGAAGCCAAGCAGGTGCGACTGCTGTCCAGGCCAGAGCTCAAGTTCTAGTGCTAGGTGATGCCCGAGGCAAAGTAGGGTTACGGGCCGCCACCCCAAGAGTTGGGTGGGCCACAAGCAATCCCCAGCTCCCAGGCATTTCACCCCTACAAGGAACGCAGTCAGCTGGCCAACTAGAGGGCAGCAGGCAGGCTGGCCAAGGCCTTCAGACCGTAGGCATGAGGTTTCCCTAAAACAAACATGAGCTCTAGCTGCTCAGCTGTAGGGCTTCTGAGGCAACCGGGCTGGTAGCATATGGGGCCTGCAGGGGGGCCTAACCCTGTTGGGCACCTGCTCCTTACGGCCAGACCCAACTCCAGAAGCCCTACAGCCAGAGCAGTCTAGAGCCACTCCACCTGCTGTCAGGGTTGCTGCTGACAGGAATGGAGTCCCCGAGAAACCCCTGCCAGGAGGGCCTTGGTCAGCTGCGGAAGCATGCCATAGCGGTGTGGCCTGGATGGCAGCTGTGGCCTGAAGCCCCACCGGGTGGGAAACTGGCCCTTGTGAAGAGAGGATCGGAGGACACCGAGTGCCTGACCCTGGGCAGCTCAAGGCTCAGGACTCCAGTTTTGCTCCAACCTGGACCGCCACTCTCCTGCACTGTTCCTCAACTGGACCTGCGCTGTGTCCCACTTCTCTGGGGTCCCCTGCCTCAGCCATTCCTTGTGCGCAGCCTGGTGGAGAACGGAGGCCGGCCTTGTCCCCTGGTGGGCACTGCTGGCCTGAGGGCTGAGGGGATGACCCCAGAGGGGTGCAGATCACTGTGAGGgcatgaggaggggaggggagggtgaggtGGAATGGTGGCTGAGAAGTGACCCTGCAGGCTGCACTTGGCTAGGACCGAGTGCGAGGGTGGCCCGCATGGGCCTGCAGTGCTTCACGGATGCCCCGCTGCCAGTCTCGCGCCAGCTCCGCTGGGGTCACTGAAGCCTGGGAACAAGGACCCTGGGTCAGTCAGTCCTCTCTTCAGAGCCCCCACCCTCTGCAGACCAAGGGGCCGGGTTCAGGCTCCTACCGCGTTCCGCACACCCAGATGGGCTCCATAGAGCAGCAGCACCTTCATGGCCTTGTAGTGGCCGAGCCGCACCGCCTCGTGCAGACCTGTGTCCCCTTCCTGCCAGAAAAGGGTGGGGTCATCCTCCTgactcccccaccctcaccccctgcACAGTACAGTCCACGGGAGCACCCTGGAGCTCAGGCCCCCTGGTGGAGCAGACCCAAACCAAACAGCAAGCGCCTGCCTTGTCCTGGGCATCGATGTGGGCGCCACACGCAATGAGATGCTCCAGGCAGTCACAGTGTCGCGTGCGCACGGCCACGTGCAGGGGGGTGCTCCAAATCTGGGGGGTGAGAATCCGTGTCACCCCTGGGGTGAAGGGACCACGTGCTCTCTTTCCCAGGATGAGGCCAACCCCCAGCCGCATACCCCTCACCTTGTCCCGGGCGTTGACCTGGGCTCCCTGGTTAAGCAGCTGTTTGAGGACATCCAGGTGTCCTCCACGGCAGGCCCAGAACACGGGTGTCCTGTCCAGCTACAAGATGAAAGTATCCATGCACGGGCGTGCTAGGGTGAGGGACAGGGCCCCTGCTCTGAGGATGGGCCCTCCCTGCTTCTCACCAAGTCTCGAGCGTCCACAGCGGCACCTGCCTCCAGCAGCTTGTTCACCAGCTGGCCGTGACCCTTCAGACAGGCCCAGTGCAAGGCTGTGCGGTGCAGCTGTGGGTGGAGATGGGAGATCGGCAAGAGAGCACGGCTGCCCCCTGCAGCCCCTTCCTGGGTCCTATTCCCAGCACTATGTTCCCCGAACACgcatctgccccctccctgctcgcACCCAGGGCCCCACCATTCCCAACTCAGGAGGCACCACAGGTTAGGGCTGCAGAACAGGAAAGCCCAGCTGTTTCCCAGGCTGAGACTGGAACATGCAAACGGTGGCACCCCTGCAGCTCGGACACTGCAGTCCGAGTTTCCTCCCACTTACTACCTTGTCATGAGCATTGGGGTCCCCTCCATCTGTCAGGTACTTGTCAATCAAGGCCTCCTGGTTCTCTGCAGCTGCCTTCAGGAACATCTCCAGGTCCACAGACTCCGGCTGGGCCTGGGGCTGCGGCTGGGTATGTTAGAGGACAAGACCAAATCACTTTCTCAAACCGCAGGGCTCTGGGGCACCGCCACATCACCACTCGAGCCAGGCAGCTCCCGAGAGCCAGCCGAGGACTACATTTGGTCTGCGGCTGGTACAAACCATAATTcttaaccaccccccaccccccagccgaTTCGGACTGGTGGGGCATCTATTATCCCCATCATGGGTTGctgttctcccccccccccacccccagtttgttgaagtcccaaccccaggacctcagaatgtgggcttatttggaaatagggtcatcaTGGCTGTAATTAAAATGAAGTCACACTGGAGTAAAGGgaaccctaatccagtatgactggtgtccttaatgAAAGCGGACAAGTGGACACAGCATGCACAGTGACAATGCCATATGAGCTCAAATAGAGATCGGGGCAATGCACCCACAAGCTGAAGAACACCGAAGCCCGCCACCAAGCACCTAAAGCTAGAAGACTGGCGGGGACAGATTCTCCCCCACAGTCCTCAGAAGGAACCGACCCTGCCATCACTTTGATCTCAGagttccagtctccagaactgggagaataaatttctgttgtttaagcctgtgtgtgtgtggtccctAGCAAAGTCACAAGGGCTGTGGGGCCTCCAGAGCGGAGCCTCCAGCTGAGCAGGCCCTGACAGCATCCACTCTTCCCCAAGCCCTCCCGTGGGGACACAAAGCAGATTCCTCACCAACTCAAGCCCCAGGTGTTGACCCTTCCGTGTGGCCCTGACTTGTCACTCACCTTAACCATGGACTCAGGTGCCCTGGGGGGGACTCTGCGTTTCAGTCGCTTTTCTCTTCGTCTTTGAACCAAGTTTTCCAAGTCAGTCAGAGTCTCCAGATTGAGTCTGGAGCTGTTAAATCTTTCAAGCTGCGGCACAAGAGCAGGCCAGCGGTCAGCCACGGGGGCGCCAAAGCCTCAGGGGCAGGCTCCTGGTGGGTCCGGCCCTTGTCTCTCCCACCTACAAGAGGACCCAGCCACCTGAGGTCCTCACTGCTTAGAGCCTGTCCGCCCCAGGGTCGGCATCCATCGCCTCCCATCCCCATCACtgctcactttcttcttcttctcttcttccagttTCCACTGCTCCCGGGCCACGGCCTCTTGGGCTCTGGgcctccaggccccaggcccgCCTCCAGGATCAGGAACTCCATGTCCACATCCCAACACTTTACTTCCAACCCTGTCTCCACATACCTGTAGGAGCAGGATAAGGATAAAGACTCAGAAAAATGAGGAAGCCTTAGAAACACAGCTGTGCAGTACAGGGGTCCTGACAAGAGCTGACCCAGAGATTAGTGTTGTGGATGTCAGAGTGGCCTGAGCCTTTGCAAAGCTTCCTGGCGCTCTGCTGGCATGCCCCCTGATGCCTGTGGCTCTTGGCTCTCACCCACTGTAGTGCTGCCCGGGGCCCAGGAGGATAACTGCCGCCTACCTTGTCCTGTCAGCAGGACACAGGGTCGGGGGCATGACACCATATCTATTTATACTGCTGGGCTTGTGTCCAGGTACGCTCAGTATAGGTGACACCTCAGCCTCCCTCCTGGGCTGTTGTCCTTACATTCCTACCAGATCATGCCATACTGCCACCTGACCCTGAGCTCAGCGGGACAGAGATGCCTCCTGGGTAAAATGCTGaattcctgggttcaaatctcagctcatgAGGCTCTGTCTCTTCGTCAGGTCAATGGGGTAAAACTAGCATCTTGCTCAaagggctgggaggaggaaaCCGGGGCAGAACCTGCCATACAGTGAtctgttcttccttcctgccCCTACCAGGGGTTCAGGAGCTGGGGAGCACTGAGGAACAAGCACGctagaggagagggaaaaggctAGAAATGATAGGATGGCAGAGCCTAGGGCTTCCAGCCACGGAAAACAAACTACGTTCTTTTCTATGGTACATGCTGGCAACCTGCCTCTCAGGAGCAGCTGTACCAGGCCGGGTTGGCTGAGGCCCTGGCCCACCATTGTGGGGCTTGCAGGCCAGTGTGACTCCCGGGCCTCACGTCACCAAAACAGACACCCCAAAGTGTCACCCATGTGACCGTTTCTCTCACTCCCGGGGAACTCAAGAGCACCCTTCTTCCTCCCGGACCAAAGTAGCCAGACCCTCTGGACCGTTTCCAGAGCAACAGCTATCACAGCGGCAAAGCTAAACCCACCCTGCGGCCACGCTCCTGTCTTCTGAAGTAGCCTGTGACTTTCTGTtccgtccccctccccaccaccacccagtcCAGGGCAAGAGTCAACTCGAGGGTCGTCATGTCCACACCATCACCTggtatcttcctgttgcttccaTCTCTCACTGCCTCGCAGAACCAGACGGATACAGCAAAAAACAACTGCATGTTTCCGCTCTTGCACCTATGCTCTGACCCCAGGACGcagccacctgcctgcctctcgcaGGACCTCCTCATTCTGCTGGCCTGGCCTGGGGATGTCTAGACCATGACCTGCCTCCCACCGCCTGCTGCATGTCCTTACCAACTGCTGGATGCTGATGATATCCATGGTCCCCCCTGCTCTTCACGCCCCCGGTGAGAGGTGCTGAGCTGCTCAGCCCTTTTATAGAGAGCAGTGTCCTGGGGGCAGGGCCGACTAGGGGCTCGTGTCTGGGCCAGATAGCTCAGTGGTTCTGTAACACGGACCAAAATACCAGTGTGGGCGTGCAGCCCGCTGAAGGCAGGAGCCGCCCTGGGCTGAGTCAGGTGCACCCTCGGTCACCCACTCTCCTGCACCTGTGTTATCCTCTACACCTGCTCATCAGTTCGACCAACAAATGTAGCCGGGGGGTGCCTGGGCCACTAGAAAAATGTCGAGTGTGagcgtccatgttgctacaggtCTCAGCGCCTGAGACTCTGAAAGATCTTGGGAAGGAAAGGCCAAGAGGCTGACCTCTGCGTGAGGAATCTGCATGGCACCTACAGGAGGAAATCAGGCTTCAAGCAGCTTCCCCACTCCCAGACAGcttcaaggctgccctccatACTCCTGCCGCATTCCGTCCCCTGGCGCCCCTTGCTTCTCCCGCACCACCCCGAGAGCCAGCGTATTAAACTACACCCTGGCCAGGCGCCAAGTCCAGCCTGTCATCAGCACCTCCCGCCCCTTGAAAAGCCTTCCATGCCCCATACATGCAGGTCCCCTTCCCGATGCTCTCCTGGGCAGGGAACATGCCATCCCACAGAGAAGCTGGACTGAGATCGGCTCTGGGTCCAAGTACGGAATGTTAATCTAGTCACAAAACAAGCTGTCGCAAGCCACCAAACTTCCTCATTTAAGATGCCCAGCATGCCCTTCACCCAGCTATGCCCTGAATTCTGTCCTGACCTTTGAAAGGAAACCTGATAGTAAGACTCCAGAACTGGGAGCTGCATGACCAGGGatgaccagagggagagggagggagagaactaCAGGTCAAGGACAGCCCAGGCCCTGAAGGGCTGGGAATGGTTCCACCCACAGCTGGCTTCTCAGTAAATACATCCAAGTTTTGAGACTTAGGGAATCCagagcttttaaaagaaattcagtcCTTATGTGTTAGGGGTTTTTGGTCAAAGATGCTTTCTTACCATTGGCTATGAAGAGGGAAAGTTGCCTAGACTAGAGTGAGGGTAAATAAGAAAAGCAAGACAGCTCTGGACTCCCCAGTCTGCCAACTACAACTCCTCTTCTTCAACATTCAAGGCCAAGGGCATTTTGTACCAACAGGATTCATCTGAAATTCTCACCAGAAAACTAGTTTCTTCCACAGGAAATTGACTGGTATTAATTCTTAACAAATCACTCCTTGTAAAAAACCCAAATGTAACAAATAAAGCTCAAGAGGCTCCTGACAAACTCCTCTCACCACAGCAGACCCAGGGCCACCACGGGTACCGGCGTAACACACCCTCCTGACTTGTTCCCTGTAATCGTGTGCATGTACATGCAGGTTTCCATAGACCTGTTTTAAGAGGCGTCATACTGTGACTGCAACTCAGGACCCTTTCCGCGTTAGTCTACACAGTACTCCAATGACTCCTGTACCAGAATTTAATCATTTCCCTAGCTGGGAGCACTTAGCTTACCTCCTTTCTTCCTTACATTACAGCACATGCTCTAATGCACAACTCCATAGATGTCTCTGTAAATAACCATCTTTGTACATGTGGACATTTCTCTAGGTAGCTACAGAGAAATCAAATTATTGGCCCTACTCACctaaattttaatagaaattgcCAAACTCCTGTCCATGGTGGGTGTACCAATTTCCATGAAGAGACACCAACAAAGTGAtggtaagaaagaaataaagaaaaaaaaaaaaaaatatatatatatatatatacacatatacacacacacacaaaaatatattcatatacacataAACAGGATTAATATCCGGAATATATAATCCCTATGaatcaataaaaagaagaaaatctttaaacagTCCACATGTATGGACAGAAAGTTCAGAGAAGGTAGGTGGCCACTAGCAACGCACAACAAAGCAAAAGCACTCATTCTATCAGGTTGTTAAAATCGAAGAAAGTAGAAGTGGGTGCTCTGACATAGTCTGGGGCCCTCTATCTACTTGCTCATCTAACCTCCACAAAGCCTCTGGGGCAGTCCCTGTTACAACCATCCTCACCACAGATGAGGAACTAGGGGCAGATGGGCAAAGTGACCTTTCCCAAGGGCTCAGCTAGGAAGCAGATTTTGTCAGATGTCCCCCAGTTTCTTCTAATACTTACatagttctgtttttatatttaggtctttaatctacttgaagtttatttttgtgcatgggaTGAGGTAAggatacagttttatttttccaaacagATAGATGTTTCTACATGAGCTAATTTAGAGTATGATCATCTGTCCAGGTTTAAGCACCTGCAGCCCCACAACTACTCCCTCGCTCCCACAGCGGCCAGAATGGGGCTCTTCGGGCCTCAACGTCCCACCCTGCAGCACGGATGCACGCCACGACAGGGGGTAGGAGTGCTAGTCTGGGTCCTCTTGAATGGCAGCCCAAGACAGAAAGGTGGCGGCTCAGGTGGCCAGCAGGTCCCACAGGTCACTGTCGCAGGGCAGCAGGTCACATGCTAGGCGTGCCTTCCGATCCCGGACAGCCTTCAGGGTTGGGCTGTGTTCCAAGAGCAGGGAGCAAATGTCCATATGACCCTTCTCAGCAGCCTGTGGAGAAAGATGCCAGATTCAAAAGCCATAATCCCACTGGGCCCTGCCCTTCCTTGCTCCACTTCGGGGAATCTCTTGGTCCTAAAACAGGTCTTGTGGAAATGGAAGACACTGGCTATCTAAGTAGATTTCCCCtaattccggggcacctgggtggctcagatggctgagtgtctgccttcggctcaggtcatgatctccgggtcctggctTGACAggcagtctccttctccctccgcctctccccctgcttgtgttctctctctcaaaataataaaatactaaataaataaaatattaaaaaaataaaaaataaatagatttcccCTAATTCCTACCAAAGTCCAACAACTTGCAGGAAGATTGGTGGAATTATCTAGTGCTTTTCTTGGCAGTTAgcttgagtttttctttcttgtgttctcTGCTCCGCAGCCATTCTTCTCTGTCCAGGTttgcacattaaaaataaatatagacaggcgcctggccagctcagttgatggagcatgtgactcttggtcttgggattgtgagtttgagccccatgctgggtgcagagattacttaaaaataaaatctttaaataatcaaaaacaaATATAGAAACTTGGATCTCTTAAGTATCTTTTATAAATGTTCAGTCCTCTATCAGCTGGGCACCGTAGGCACAAGATATACcagacacagcccctgccctccaggagtgTGCAGATGAGCACAGAAAAATGGGTTCAGGTACTtggctttctcctcttcctttgaaATATACTATCCCAACTTGGATGTCAATTTTTAACCTACCTTCTCCAGAAAAGATTAAGGTGATTTACACAGATTAGCTTATATAACTTCCATAATAACCATCAGAGGTAGGAACtatcatcattcccattttacagatgaagaaactgaagttcatACATGGTAAGTGACTTGGCCAACGTCACAGAGCTTGTGTGGCAGCCTGGGGATCCTaaaccaggtctgtctgactgCCACGTCTCGACTCTTAACAACTGTGTTACACCACTCTATTCCCTCTCAACAGTCAGACTGAGGCACCCCGGGGGTTTCTGAGAGGTGTCAAAATTAGTATTAGTAGCAAATACCACCTCAAATTTGAATCCAGATATTTAGCCAGTCCTCCTAATGAGTACAGACATAAGGTTCCCAGTTTTGTCGCCTCAATTCAGTCAGTGGTATGTTGTGAGCAGTTCTGGGGTGCATTCTGGGAAGATGCAAGATGCAGTCCAAAGAATTTTGTACAATAAAAGGTACCAACGTTCCAAagtagcttatttttttaaaaaagaaagaattcgtAACTCCTCTCATATCTGCATCCCCTGAACGAAAGGGCTGGAGGCTGCAAGAAGGCCTCAAGTTGTAAGACCTGCCAGCACCAGGTGTGCAGTGTCCTCCTGGTACACACCCTCCAGGGGACTTATACCATCCCAGCAACAACAGTGTGGACCACTGAGAAAGCAGCAATCTGCCTCTTCAGCTAGCAaggatcttaaaagaaaataaaatgacatctAGTTGTTCACTCAGCGAATATTCACTGGGCACCTGTGCTGAGAGCTGGAGCCACCACAGTGAACAAGATCAAGTCCTTCGCTATCTCTCGGAAGAAAGCGCTCATACAGAAtctcaagagagagaaaagctctAAGAAGTCAAGTGCAGGGTGCTTTTGCGCCGTTGGGGAAGCCACCCATGCCTGAGAACAGGGAGACCCTCTGCAGGTGTGATACAGAAGCTGAGATCCAGAAAGGACAGCAACAAGACAGGTGAAAACTAGGAGGGGAGAGGCATCTGGACAGAGATAGCGTGACATGTAAGGCTCTGGAGTGTCACCGTGATGGGTCAAGAAACTGGCCTGAGGATAAAAGACAAGGGGGTGAAGATAGGGACATGTGGCTgttcagttggaagaacatgaaGTCCTGATCTGGGAATGGTGAGTCTGAGCCTCACGCTGGACACAGAGATggcttaacttaaaaaaaaaaaaaaaaaaagaaagaaagaaagacagaaagaaggaaactggaggaGGGAAACGCTGACATCTTCCCACGAATGCACACAAGTGTAATATAACTGCAAATCCTCGGACTGTGAAATAGTCACATCTGGCTTCCTAAAAATTAATTTGGTCCTTGAAATACCCTCCCACCCAACTTCTTACTGTGATAAGAACACTTCAGATGAAATCTGACCTCTTAACAAATCAATCAACCTACTTATAATTTTTTGGTaattgttctttttgtttaatgATAGCCACCCCCCACCTTCCACACTCAATGtgggcttgaacttataaccctgagatcacaagccCCATACTCTACTCACTGATCCAGCCGGGCTGGCGCCCTTCCTAACAAACCACCCGCGCGGTCACCCACAGACGCAGTGTCATCTGCTGCGCTTCATCTACTTTCCTCAGGGACAATGCGCCAGC comes from Neovison vison isolate M4711 chromosome 8, ASM_NN_V1, whole genome shotgun sequence and encodes:
- the LOC122916439 gene encoding ankyrin repeat domain-containing protein 23-like, which produces MDIISIQQLVCGDRVGSKVLGCGHGVPDPGGGPGAWRPRAQEAVAREQWKLEEEKKKKLERFNSSRLNLETLTDLENLVQRRREKRLKRRVPPRAPESMVKPQPQAQPESVDLEMFLKAAAENQEALIDKYLTDGGDPNAHDKLHRTALHWACLKGHGQLVNKLLEAGAAVDARDLLDRTPVFWACRGGHLDVLKQLLNQGAQVNARDKIWSTPLHVAVRTRHCDCLEHLIACGAHIDAQDKEGDTGLHEAVRLGHYKAMKVLLLYGAHLGVRNAASVTPAELARDWQRGIREALQAHAGHPRTRS